TTGAACGTGTTGCTAgaggtttcttcttcttcttgttcttgtttttgcAATTGCAATATTGTTTGCTGTGTTACTTATTATTGTAGGCATTCTTACAGGGTTGAGATCAAGGATAGACATTGGTGTAATCGGCGGAGAAAGTTGCGAAAACCATTACTTCATAAATGTTGCTGACATCCATTTGTAAGGCAAACTTAGAAAATTTCAATTAGTATAATTCATAGACTGTATCCAATCGCATATCGCAAAATTTTGCAGGAGTGCAAAGGCTGGTTTTTATGCTTCTAGATACAAGAGCTTTGGTAAACTGTGCTATGTACTTGGTGCATTGCATGCTTTCATGGGGCATCAAAACCAGGATTTGAGAATCAAGGTCAGTGTTAGTTAGTTCCTTTTTTTCATGTAAAGCTTCATATCTCACCAAATGTTTCTAGGTCCTGCATATTTTTCATATAAGGTCCTATAATACTTAAAGAAATGCAGTTCAATGAAGGTGAGTGGGAGACATGGCCTCAAGTAACAACCGTTTGCATTGGAAATGCAAAGTATTTTGGTGGCGGCATGAAGATTACACCGAATGCTACTCCTTACAGTGGAAATTTAGAGGTGAAATATGTTTCTCTAAAATCTCTTGGATGAATATCATCATATATTTTGAATCAAGTAAAAGTTGTGTtatattcttcaggttgtgaTTGTTCAAAACTTTAAGTGGCATGATTTCATACTGAAATTACAAAAGCTGTATAATGGAACACATCTCTCACTTGAAAATATATCAGCAAGAAGGTATGATCTTGGCTCGAAACACTATTGTTAAGCTTTAATTCAAAAATGTGACTCAGCATTCGCCTTCTAATCCATGTAGCTGACCTACCTAGCAGAACAAGACTTAGTTCATGCTGTTAATTAGGCTTGCTTAGGTTTTTGTTGGTGCTAATTCAGATTGTTCTTTGTATCATAGCGCACTTTCAATCGAGTTGGAGGACATCTCAGGCAACGGCGGCATTCATATTCAATCGGACGGGGAACATTTGGGGTTCCTTCCGAAAAAGATTAGTGTTCTACCTGGTGCTATTGAGATGATATGCTGATTCATCTGGAGAATAACTGTGTCAATGAAATAGTGAAGATGATGATGCTATTTGCCAGATGAATGTGTCTTCAGATTCTGATTCTGAATTGTTACTTAGATCAAGAAATGAGTAATTTCCTTAACATCACTGCTATAACCTATAACATGCAATTCCTGCACCTAAATTCTACAATGTTTATGAAAATTATAACACTGAACCTGTGATTGTTACTTTAGCACTCTTCTGTTAATTTCAGCATAGTAACAGATAATTGTGTTCCAACATATGAAAAGTGTTCCCTACTGCATGAAACCATACTCATTCAGAGAGAGAATGCTAAGGAGTTTGACTCTGCAACTGACTTCTTAATTAGATATTGATAATTGAAGGAATTAGCATCTATATATCATAATTGCAATTTACAAGCTCTAGTGCTTAATTATACTAGATAATGTTAagacacccaaaaaaaaaaaaatactagatAGTGTTAATCTCCATATTGATCAAAATTCTCACTTTGCTTGATCTACTTCTATAGAAGAGTATTATAAAAGTCCGATTTTTTTATTTGTAGCCCAGAGTATCCTCCAACCCAATAAGTCAAGAATTAATTTGTCGCGAATTTGagttccatttaagggtttgttgcTGACTAATGAGTTGATGCATATACAAGGCGAGATTCGGACCCCACACTTACTTAAACAGACGAGTgtactgaccactcgaccaactcaAGTTGATTTAAAAAGTCCGAAATTA
The sequence above is drawn from the Arachis hypogaea cultivar Tifrunner chromosome 4, arahy.Tifrunner.gnm2.J5K5, whole genome shotgun sequence genome and encodes:
- the LOC112797530 gene encoding sphingoid long-chain bases kinase 2, mitochondrial encodes the protein MMMMEAFGRGMHVAAASTMVFRSELQPMMTPEPVGSSSFSSSSRQRDLVFIVNPRGCNGKTGRQWRKILPYLQSRLGKECNILESITSGPCHAIDITREAIREGADAVVAVGGDGTLHEVVNGFFWAGKPVTSQMKDSTHSTALGLIPLGTGSDFARTLHWKDDPREAIERVARGLRSRIDIGVIGGESCENHYFINVADIHLSAKAGFYASRYKSFGKLCYVLGALHAFMGHQNQDLRIKFNEGEWETWPQVTTVCIGNAKYFGGGMKITPNATPYSGNLEVVIVQNFKWHDFILKLQKLYNGTHLSLENISARSALSIELEDISGNGGIHIQSDGEHLGFLPKKISVLPGAIEMIC